The DNA window CTGCAGGGTCTTGTGAGGATCGACTTACTACGAAAGTAAAGTCTGAAAGAGCATCCGGTACCTATGTTAGTGTCCTCCCTGCTGTCCCCAACACCCCTGTCCCATTCTCCCAACAGGTGAAATCCCACTGCCTGTGTTCAGGATGTCAGCACAGATGTCTTCAAAGACGACTCAGCGAGGCCAGGCATGACCTGCGGGCATGTCTCCGGGGTGGCCCTCTCTCAGGCTGACCGGAGACCCCCCAGCACCCCCCAGCACCCCCCGCGCTTCAGAATCACCAAGCTGCACCACCTTGCAGCCAAGGAAGGACACACAGAGGCCTCCAGGTCCCCAGCTCATTCCGCCATAACAGGATTCAATCCCATCCCGGGGCAGCTTCAGCCTAGCCGCTGAACTCTTGTTCAAAGCAAGACGCTGACACGTGGCTATAATGTCTTTTATTTGTGCCGTCCATGCTGGACGCGCAGAGAACCGGCGCCAGGCCCCTGAGAGCGCCCCCATCTCCCCTGCACAAAGGAGGATCGGGCATGGATATTCAAagccagggaagggggagaggaaagtGCCATGCACGTGCCCCTGGACACTCAGAGGTGCTGAGAGAGGCTCCCCCACTTCTCCACACTCACCAACTCAAGCGGGACAGCTGAGGGGTGAGGACTGTGAGAAGGGCGGTGTGATTACACCCACGGCACGTGAACTTTTCAGTGGTGGGCAGGGGGGCCTGGAGAGGCTCTGCGCTCAGGACGCTGGCTGCTACTTTTCCGCGGTGCCAGCCTTGGAGAGAAGCTGAGAAAGCCCGAGGCTGGGGCAACAGTGTCCTTACTGCTTCCTTTGGGAAAACCAGAGCCAGTCCTTAGCCCTCTCGGGCCTCGGGAGTTCCAAGTCAGGGCGGATGCGTGCTCTGGTGGCCCTCTCGTTAGGTCCATGGTGGCCCCAGGAGGGCTGCAGCTAAGCGGCCCCATCCTCACTGCCACGGGGATCACTGAATGGGCACCGTTCCAAGTGCCCCCCCGCAAATGACCTCTCTCCATTCTGACCGGAGTCCTGCCCTGTTAGGCAGAGGGCAGATGCAGGACTTCACTTCCCTTTGTCCtgacacatgtgtgcacacaggtAGGAGGCCAGCAGGTGAGGGAAAGGGACTCGAGTGACGCGTCCAGCCTGACAACTTTTTTCCGGGCTGTAAGCAAGGGGGAGGAGGACTGCGGCAGTCTCTTCAGAAGCAGCTCCGCAAGGCAACTTTGCCTCCCCTCTGGCCGAGTCATTGAAGGCTCAAGTCCGCAGGAACCAACACCTCACCAGAAAGGACGAGAAGACACCAGAACAGAAAAGCTGGAGGCCACTGACTTTGGCACTTGAGCAGTGAGCTGTCCTCAGCCACGCGCGCTCGGGGCTCCAGGGAAGGGACGCGGCGCACAGCGCCCGCCCCAGGGTGGGGCTGTGGGGCTGTGCTCAGTGCCGGAAAAGGTCCCCTGCACGTTGGAAAGGCCGCCCTCTGCTGCTGGAGCTGTGAGATGACAGCCGCCCACCACTGCTCTTCTAAAGACCTCGAGATAAACAGCCCTGAAGCGGGGCGGGGGTCTCACTGTGGGGCCTCGAGACCATTAGCTGTTGTACAAGGGAATCACCCGGGTGATCGCCTGCCTGCAGATGGGGCACCTCTTGGGCTCCGGCAAGGCGCGGTAGCACTCGGCGCAGGAACACACGTGCCCGCACTCCAGGAAGACGCAAGACCGGAAGCTGCTCAGGCACACGACGCAGGCGTTCTTCAGACTCTCCCGGTCTTCGGGGTTGGCTCGGCTCAGCAGCTGGGCCTCGTGCTCCCGGAACTCCTCCTCCATCTGCTGGAGGCGCAGTCGCTCTCGCCGCTGCACATACTGCTTCCGGAGGATGAAGAAGAGGGTAGCGCACGTGGCAAAGCCGAACACCAGTGTCAGGACCTTCCAGAGCCTGACGCTGGACTCCTGCCTCTGCAGCAGGCTGTCGAAGTCCTGGCTGCTCAGGTAGTACTGCATGCCCTGCTTGGGGGGCTGCAGGCGGATGGAGTTGCTGTCCAGGACCAGCTCGCCCACCCCCGTGAGGGTGGCCCCCACCTTCAGCATCTCCTCGGTCTCCTGGACGCCCTTGGGCCGCTCCCCGCTGATGTAGTGGCCGATGACGTCCGTGAAGGACTGGACGGAGGGGTGGAACTTCTCGTACACCGTCTCCAGGCCCAGCTCCAGCGAGTCCAGGGGCTTCAGGACCCGCACGGCCACATCCACGCCATCCTCGTGGGGCACCAGGTCAAAGGGCACCACGTTGGTCCTCTGGTGAATGATCTTGGAACAGTCGTTCCTACAAGAGAACTCAAGATAAAACAAAGGATGGCAGATACCTCGCACCCAGGCAGGGGTGGAGAGCACCTCAATGCCAGAAGGACAGTCTGAAGTCTGAAGCGAGTGGAAGAGTACAACAGAAATCACAGTTGTCCAGAGCCTCAGAAGAGGGAAGCTCAGTTTTTTAGGTTCTCAGGCGATCTCAGTGGGCAACAAATATTGTCACAGATCACCTCTACTGTTTATTTCCCTTTGCCCCTGTAagacaaactgattttttttatcttaaataaatgcctcaaaaaaattaaaaatagaactaccatacgacccagcaatcccacttctaaaAGAACGAAAATCAGGATCTAGAAGAGGTATCTGTGCTCCCGTGTTCACTGCAAggttattcacaacagccaagaaacagaaacaacctaaatgtctatcgacaaatgaataaagaaaatgtggtatatacataacaagggaatact is part of the Balaenoptera musculus isolate JJ_BM4_2016_0621 chromosome 1, mBalMus1.pri.v3, whole genome shotgun sequence genome and encodes:
- the MUL1 gene encoding mitochondrial ubiquitin ligase activator of NFKB 1 isoform X1, which codes for MHRVSKGSWSDKRSLSFAKPFPTYEMGDPAPAEAADARRSPWQHSLPVCSALPHFQFQGAKRIHLGEDLKSILSEAPGKCVPYAVIEGAVRSVKETLNSQFVENCKGVIQRLTLQEHKMVWNRTTHLWNDCSKIIHQRTNVVPFDLVPHEDGVDVAVRVLKPLDSLELGLETVYEKFHPSVQSFTDVIGHYISGERPKGVQETEEMLKVGATLTGVGELVLDSNSIRLQPPKQGMQYYLSSQDFDSLLQRQESSVRLWKVLTLVFGFATCATLFFILRKQYVQRRERLRLQQMEEEFREHEAQLLSRANPEDRESLKNACVVCLSSFRSCVFLECGHVCSCAECYRALPEPKRCPICRQAITRVIPLYNS
- the MUL1 gene encoding mitochondrial ubiquitin ligase activator of NFKB 1 isoform X2 produces the protein MESGGRPSLGQFILLGTSSVVTAVLYSLYRQKAQVARALKGAKRIHLGEDLKSILSEAPGKCVPYAVIEGAVRSVKETLNSQFVENCKGVIQRLTLQEHKMVWNRTTHLWNDCSKIIHQRTNVVPFDLVPHEDGVDVAVRVLKPLDSLELGLETVYEKFHPSVQSFTDVIGHYISGERPKGVQETEEMLKVGATLTGVGELVLDSNSIRLQPPKQGMQYYLSSQDFDSLLQRQESSVRLWKVLTLVFGFATCATLFFILRKQYVQRRERLRLQQMEEEFREHEAQLLSRANPEDRESLKNACVVCLSSFRSCVFLECGHVCSCAECYRALPEPKRCPICRQAITRVIPLYNS